From a single Pasteurella atlantica genomic region:
- a CDS encoding ABC transporter permease subunit, which translates to MLNKNVEQFRESAYILQFLKILRKDIVALISVYFFALLLFLIFFGYIIAPYSAQQQFVGLELMPPSWSEIGQIQHFFGTDDLGRDIFSRILYGFYYTAGAALVITLAIAIVGGILGVLAGTKTHSYFVILHHLFDTFLVTPTLLIAIIIAILLEASLVNAMIAIFLAMLPQFIHKIYLVTQKELKKEYVVTLYLDGATRWDLVKQVVLPNLTPVAIKELSHIFVLAILDISALSFISLGAQYPTAEWGAMIRDSMELIYIAPWTVFLPGITIVMVILIVRMLSNSIIRVLEMHRY; encoded by the coding sequence ATGTTAAATAAGAATGTAGAACAATTTAGAGAATCTGCGTATATTTTGCAATTTTTAAAAATTTTGCGAAAAGATATTGTTGCACTGATCAGTGTGTATTTTTTTGCACTTTTATTATTTTTAATATTTTTTGGTTATATTATTGCACCTTATTCAGCTCAACAGCAGTTTGTTGGTTTAGAATTAATGCCACCATCTTGGAGTGAGATTGGGCAAATTCAACACTTTTTTGGTACAGATGATCTCGGTCGTGATATTTTTAGTCGTATTCTATACGGTTTTTATTATACCGCAGGGGCTGCATTGGTTATTACCCTCGCTATTGCTATTGTTGGTGGTATTTTAGGTGTATTAGCAGGAACAAAAACACACTCTTATTTTGTGATATTACACCATTTATTTGATACATTTTTGGTTACGCCAACCTTACTTATTGCAATTATTATCGCTATTTTATTGGAAGCAAGTTTAGTCAATGCAATGATAGCGATTTTTTTAGCAATGTTGCCACAATTTATTCATAAAATTTATCTTGTTACGCAAAAAGAATTAAAAAAAGAGTATGTGGTAACTTTATATTTAGATGGTGCAACACGATGGGATTTAGTGAAACAAGTGGTGTTACCTAATTTAACGCCCGTTGCGATAAAAGAGTTATCACATATTTTTGTTTTAGCAATTTTAGATATTAGTGCATTGAGCTTTATTTCATTAGGGGCACAATATCCAACCGCAGAATGGGGGGCGATGATTAGAGATTCTATGGAATTGATTTATATTGCACCTTGGACAGTTTTTTTACCGGGAATTACTATTGTTATGGTGATTTTAATTGTAAGAATGTTAAGTAATAGTATTATTCGTGTACTAGAAATGCATCGTTATTAG
- a CDS encoding ABC transporter permease, translating into MLFIFIRKLFWIIVTVFILSIMSYSILLKDPLNLLIYDGGIESYFYYITSLLRGDLGISYNSGEPLFNQILRVFPATLSLCFSVTLLSLLIGIPLGFLSAYNSNNLVGKSLSILGSLSLAFPVFWLAIILLYYASINQWEIAAVGELNPIYEIPVVTNFKLVDIFLVDVPYKLKIAQSLLRHLALPTLILVIPAMLEVMRMTQEQAIYVMKKDYVKVARTKGWSGFKIWRMHIVCNVLPPIIPAIARNIILIFAFAMLVENVVSWGGIGYWLINAVSVQDYNAISAGIIVIGLFILTVDVLASFITTLLDPSNKKDWYVK; encoded by the coding sequence ATGTTATTCATTTTTATTCGTAAATTATTTTGGATTATAGTAACAGTTTTTATTCTTTCTATAATGAGTTACTCCATTTTATTAAAAGATCCGCTTAACTTACTGATTTACGATGGCGGTATAGAGTCTTATTTTTATTATATTACTTCTTTGTTAAGAGGAGATCTGGGTATAAGTTATAATTCAGGTGAACCGTTATTTAATCAAATATTAAGAGTGTTCCCAGCAACACTTTCGTTATGTTTTTCTGTGACTCTATTATCGTTACTTATAGGTATTCCACTGGGATTTTTGTCTGCTTATAATTCAAACAATCTTGTGGGTAAAAGTCTATCTATTTTGGGTTCATTAAGTTTAGCTTTTCCTGTCTTCTGGTTAGCAATTATTTTGCTTTATTATGCTTCTATAAATCAGTGGGAAATTGCAGCAGTGGGAGAGCTTAATCCAATTTATGAAATTCCAGTTGTGACCAATTTTAAACTGGTAGATATATTTTTAGTTGATGTACCTTATAAATTAAAAATAGCACAGAGTTTATTACGTCATTTAGCTTTACCTACATTGATTTTAGTTATTCCTGCGATGTTAGAAGTAATGAGAATGACTCAAGAACAAGCAATATATGTAATGAAGAAAGATTATGTTAAAGTTGCGAGAACAAAAGGATGGTCGGGGTTTAAAATATGGCGAATGCATATCGTTTGTAATGTACTACCTCCGATTATTCCAGCAATTGCACGTAATATTATTTTAATTTTTGCCTTTGCAATGTTAGTTGAGAATGTTGTAAGTTGGGGAGGAATTGGGTATTGGTTAATTAATGCAGTATCAGTGCAAGACTATAATGCCATATCTGCAGGTATTATTGTTATTGGGTTATTTATATTAACAGTGGATGTATTAGCAAGTTTTATCACAACGCTATTAGATCCTTCGAATAAAAAAGATTGGTATGTTAAATAA
- a CDS encoding ABC transporter substrate-binding protein produces MIVKKQAVRLFLFFTIFCINQMAYSVPRIPQELLVKSLVYCTNASGFSFDPQKADVGTNMNVVTEQIYDKLLEFDPATNSLKPALAKSYKVSDDGLEITFYLRKNVKFHTTDWFNPTRNFNADDVLFSLNRVMGNVDDLPELEELDQVKYSDKSYNNYIFQRQARRTHFPYFESINLKSKIVSLSAPSKYSVKIRLAEPDASLLAHLASQYTVILSKEYALQLSSDDNLAQLDQLPVGTGVYKLQSYVHNDYVRLQRNESYWGKKANIENIIIDFSTSSTGQMAKFLNQECDISAFPEPSQLSSLPKGYLVNIFGANLSFLAFNNQSMKMNDIKLRREIVHSINRERLGKQLFYGLAEVADNVLPTALFPNRNADHYPYFPKNNKEKIREYLELVLWVLDERHVYNFHPLKMAELIKYDLEKIGIKLKVRQVSRTFLVQQLAKREADYDMILTGWLANNYDPDNFLSAILGCRSQFSVTNLANWCNDEFEYLLNQARISEDNDERIKLYKKIEKILREELPILPLLNANRLLVVSDKVRSVQISPFGKVDLSKIKLISPVNK; encoded by the coding sequence ATGATAGTTAAAAAACAAGCGGTAAGATTATTTTTATTTTTTACAATTTTTTGTATTAATCAGATGGCTTATTCAGTCCCTCGAATACCACAAGAATTACTTGTAAAAAGTTTAGTTTATTGTACAAATGCATCTGGATTTTCTTTTGATCCTCAAAAGGCAGATGTGGGCACCAATATGAATGTGGTGACTGAACAAATTTATGATAAATTGCTTGAATTTGATCCTGCTACTAATAGCTTAAAACCTGCATTAGCTAAAAGTTATAAAGTAAGTGATGATGGTTTGGAAATTACTTTTTATTTAAGAAAAAATGTTAAATTTCATACTACGGATTGGTTTAATCCAACACGTAACTTTAATGCGGATGATGTACTTTTTTCTTTAAATAGAGTGATGGGAAATGTTGATGACTTACCAGAATTAGAAGAGTTGGATCAAGTTAAATATAGCGATAAAAGTTATAATAATTATATTTTTCAAAGACAAGCACGCCGTACCCATTTCCCTTATTTTGAAAGTATTAATTTAAAAAGTAAGATTGTCAGTTTAAGTGCCCCTTCTAAATATAGTGTAAAAATTAGATTAGCTGAACCAGATGCTTCTTTATTGGCTCATCTTGCGAGTCAATATACCGTCATTTTATCTAAGGAATACGCATTACAATTGAGTTCTGATGATAATTTGGCACAGCTAGATCAACTTCCTGTGGGTACAGGGGTATATAAATTACAAAGTTATGTACACAATGATTATGTTCGTTTACAGAGAAATGAGAGTTATTGGGGTAAAAAAGCGAATATTGAAAATATCATTATTGATTTTTCTACAAGTAGTACTGGACAAATGGCAAAGTTTTTAAATCAAGAATGTGATATTTCTGCTTTTCCTGAGCCAAGCCAACTTTCTTCTTTGCCTAAAGGGTATTTAGTGAATATTTTTGGGGCTAATTTATCATTTTTAGCATTTAATAATCAAAGTATGAAAATGAATGATATTAAACTGCGTCGAGAAATTGTACATTCTATTAATCGTGAAAGATTAGGAAAACAGTTATTTTATGGTTTAGCAGAGGTCGCGGATAATGTATTACCAACGGCTCTTTTTCCTAATAGAAATGCAGATCACTATCCGTACTTCCCTAAAAATAATAAAGAAAAAATAAGAGAGTATTTAGAGCTTGTGCTTTGGGTACTTGATGAAAGACATGTTTATAATTTTCATCCTTTAAAAATGGCCGAGTTGATAAAATATGATTTAGAGAAAATAGGTATTAAGTTAAAAGTACGTCAGGTAAGTAGAACTTTTTTAGTACAACAATTGGCAAAAAGAGAAGCTGACTATGATATGATTTTAACAGGCTGGCTTGCAAACAATTACGATCCTGATAATTTTTTATCTGCTATTTTAGGTTGCCGTTCTCAATTTTCGGTTACAAATTTAGCGAATTGGTGTAATGATGAGTTTGAATATTTACTCAATCAAGCTAGAATAAGTGAAGATAATGATGAACGTATAAAGTTGTATAAAAAAATTGAGAAAATATTAAGAGAGGAATTACCTATATTACCATTACTTAATGCTAACCGTTTATTGGTCGTAAGTGATAAAGTAAGAAGTGTACAGATCAGTCCATTTGGTAAAGTAGATTTATCTAAAATCAAATTAATATCTCCAGTAAATAAATAG
- the trpR gene encoding trp operon repressor encodes MKSLQNPRDKKEWQQFISLLEQAALENKAEELLSMLLTADERSSLGLRVQIVRLLLDQDRSQREIQQILNTSIATVTRGSNMLKTIEPEMLEWINKKLNDSR; translated from the coding sequence ATGAAATCGCTTCAAAATCCACGAGATAAAAAGGAATGGCAACAATTTATTTCACTATTAGAACAAGCTGCTTTAGAAAATAAAGCAGAAGAATTACTCTCAATGTTACTTACTGCAGATGAGCGAAGTTCGTTAGGATTACGCGTACAAATAGTACGCCTTTTGCTCGATCAAGATAGATCTCAACGTGAAATACAACAAATATTAAATACAAGCATTGCAACAGTCACTAGAGGATCAAATATGTTAAAAACAATTGAGCCAGAAATGTTAGAATGGATAAATAAAAAACTTAATGATAGTCGGTAA
- the mtgA gene encoding monofunctional biosynthetic peptidoglycan transglycosylase: protein MVGKIEKILCALLRFFLPNNVRSIKSALWFLISRFSVFFLTLIIFFSIVPVPYSAYMIEKKVTSLWDNKTYNIQYQWVNLENIAWQMQMAAIASEDQRFKEHYGIDFNAIQSALNHNQQSQKIRGASTISQQMVKNLFLWSDRSWIRKAMEIPLTFGVEAIWDKRRILEVYLNIAEFGNGIFGVEAASLRFFKKHANQLNIKEATLLAASLPNPHIFKVNKPGKIMRKKQRWIIQQIRNLGATEYLNQLK from the coding sequence ATAGTCGGTAAAATTGAAAAAATATTGTGTGCATTATTGCGTTTTTTTCTTCCGAACAACGTTCGTTCAATAAAAAGTGCGTTATGGTTTTTGATTAGCCGATTTAGCGTATTCTTTCTTACATTAATAATATTTTTTTCCATTGTTCCAGTGCCTTATTCTGCTTATATGATTGAGAAAAAAGTAACTTCGTTATGGGATAATAAAACATATAATATTCAGTATCAGTGGGTCAATCTTGAGAATATTGCTTGGCAAATGCAAATGGCTGCCATTGCTTCAGAAGATCAGCGGTTTAAAGAACATTATGGTATTGATTTTAATGCTATTCAATCAGCATTAAATCATAATCAACAATCTCAAAAAATACGAGGAGCTTCAACAATATCCCAACAAATGGTTAAAAATTTATTTCTGTGGTCTGATCGTTCTTGGATTAGAAAAGCGATGGAAATCCCTTTAACTTTTGGGGTTGAAGCAATATGGGATAAAAGACGAATTTTAGAAGTGTATTTAAATATTGCAGAGTTTGGTAACGGTATTTTTGGCGTAGAAGCTGCATCATTACGTTTTTTTAAGAAGCACGCTAATCAATTAAATATAAAGGAAGCAACATTACTTGCCGCATCATTACCCAATCCGCATATATTTAAAGTAAACAAACCAGGGAAAATAATGCGTAAAAAACAACGCTGGATTATACAACAAATTCGTAATTTAGGTGCAACAGAGTATTTAAATCAGTTAAAATAA
- the lysC gene encoding lysine-sensitive aspartokinase 3, which produces MPHLSVAKFGGTSVANFKAMSACANIITSDKNTRVIVLSASAGITDYLVELANGCKEDRLKTILNNIRDIQFSIINQLQCPDKILDKIELLLEHISNLAESATLVTSRILSDELISHGEMLSSTIFTQLLKEKNIDATWVDIRDIVATNDNYGKALPNNKKTQQQANEILKPLLDSGKVIVTQGFIGRDDNGKTTTLGRGGSDYSAALLAEVLNANDVLIWTDVSGIYTMDPRVVPNAKRIETISFNEAAEMATFGAKVLHPATLLPAVRSNIPVFVGSSKNPEQGGTWITSNPQPRPIFRAIALRGDQTLVTLSSLGMIHTKGFLANIFSILAKHQLSIDVVTTSEISIALTLDKIGSTTSLSPQIIEELSISCNVQIEPNLALVTIIGNNLHTEKGLAKQLFGALEKDNIRLISYGASSNNICILVNNEEVDKIVRGLHCSLFEC; this is translated from the coding sequence ATGCCACATCTCTCTGTTGCCAAATTTGGCGGAACCAGTGTTGCAAATTTTAAGGCAATGTCTGCCTGTGCTAACATCATTACTTCAGATAAAAATACTCGCGTTATCGTACTTTCTGCCTCTGCAGGAATTACCGACTATCTCGTTGAACTTGCAAATGGTTGTAAGGAAGATCGTCTAAAAACTATTTTAAATAATATACGCGATATTCAATTTAGTATCATCAATCAATTACAATGTCCAGATAAAATTTTAGATAAAATTGAACTACTATTAGAGCATATATCAAATCTTGCAGAATCTGCAACATTAGTAACTTCTCGTATATTAAGTGATGAATTGATTAGCCACGGAGAAATGTTATCTAGCACCATTTTCACACAATTACTGAAAGAAAAAAATATTGATGCCACTTGGGTTGATATTCGTGATATTGTTGCTACAAATGACAACTATGGAAAAGCACTACCTAATAATAAAAAAACACAACAACAAGCGAATGAAATTCTAAAACCTTTACTTGATAGTGGAAAAGTTATTGTTACACAAGGTTTTATTGGGCGAGATGATAATGGAAAAACCACTACGCTAGGACGTGGTGGAAGTGATTATTCCGCAGCATTATTAGCAGAAGTATTAAATGCGAATGATGTATTAATTTGGACAGATGTTTCTGGTATCTATACGATGGATCCAAGGGTTGTACCTAATGCGAAACGTATCGAAACGATTAGCTTTAATGAAGCAGCTGAAATGGCAACATTTGGAGCAAAAGTACTCCATCCTGCAACGCTATTACCCGCTGTTCGTAGCAATATTCCTGTTTTTGTAGGATCAAGTAAAAATCCTGAACAAGGTGGAACTTGGATAACTTCAAATCCACAACCTCGTCCAATATTCAGAGCCATTGCTTTACGCGGTGATCAAACATTGGTGACTTTATCTAGTCTGGGAATGATCCATACCAAAGGTTTTTTAGCCAATATTTTTAGCATATTAGCTAAACATCAACTTTCTATTGATGTGGTAACGACCTCTGAAATTAGCATCGCATTAACACTAGATAAAATAGGTTCCACTACCTCCTTATCTCCACAAATTATTGAAGAGTTAAGTATTTCTTGCAATGTACAAATCGAACCTAACCTTGCTCTTGTTACTATTATTGGTAATAACCTTCATACAGAAAAAGGACTCGCAAAACAACTGTTTGGAGCATTAGAAAAGGATAATATACGTTTAATTAGTTATGGTGCAAGTAGCAACAATATCTGTATTTTAGTCAATAATGAAGAAGTAGATAAAATTGTTAGAGGATTACATTGCTCATTATTTGAATGCTAA
- the lolA gene encoding outer membrane lipoprotein chaperone LolA: MNKKLIKIAITVLFSFFAINTWANTPAVLELQKRLSLSSQYSAEFTQIVHSMKGKVVQKGSGKLQIKQPNLFRMDTMKPQENRIISDGKNLWFYDPFVAQVTVNRIEDVINNTPFILLTSNDPNNWKQYDIKQNSDTFVLKPKSKKSTIQQFDIRIDPYGLLKGFSTIEKNGQSNLYMLKNISTNNIKVDQFKFKVPKGVEVDDQRTK; encoded by the coding sequence TTGAATAAAAAATTAATTAAAATCGCTATTACTGTACTATTTAGTTTTTTTGCTATAAATACTTGGGCAAATACACCAGCAGTATTAGAGTTACAAAAACGATTAAGCTTATCTTCACAATATAGTGCTGAATTTACTCAAATTGTACATTCAATGAAAGGGAAAGTTGTACAAAAAGGGAGTGGAAAACTTCAAATTAAACAGCCAAATTTATTTAGAATGGATACAATGAAACCTCAAGAAAACAGAATTATTTCAGATGGCAAAAATCTCTGGTTTTATGATCCTTTTGTTGCTCAAGTGACAGTAAATAGAATAGAAGATGTTATCAATAATACACCTTTTATTTTGTTAACGAGTAATGACCCAAATAATTGGAAACAGTATGATATTAAACAAAATTCAGATACATTTGTATTAAAGCCGAAATCTAAAAAGAGTACGATCCAGCAGTTTGATATCAGAATTGATCCTTATGGATTATTAAAAGGATTTAGTACTATTGAAAAAAATGGTCAAAGCAATCTTTATATGTTAAAAAATATTTCGACCAATAATATTAAAGTGGATCAATTTAAATTTAAAGTGCCAAAGGGCGTGGAAGTTGATGATCAACGCACAAAATAG
- a CDS encoding oligopeptide/dipeptide ABC transporter ATP-binding protein: MALLDIRHLTIDIETANGRVRMIDNINLTLDKGEICGLVGESGSGKSLIVKVICGMEKDNWIVKADRFRFDNIELLKLSAYQRRKLIKDDISMILQNPRASLDPSKTIGKQLIQSIRFNGKWWKWFGWKKKKTIELLHRVGIKDHRDIMESYPIELTNGEAQKVMIAMAIANKPRLLVADEPTNMMEATTELQIYRLLSSMNKNLGTSILLASNDILGIHKWMDSFNILYCGQNIEIGSKDKIMENPYHPYTSALLYSVPDFSLPRPFKEKLKTLSGATPTLSHIYKGCRLGRRCPFAQKKCITKPPLYRVKQREFACYYPLNYSGYNRLKTTDKTPILLES, from the coding sequence ATGGCATTATTAGACATTCGTCATTTAACTATTGATATTGAAACCGCAAATGGGCGAGTAAGAATGATCGATAATATCAATCTTACTTTAGATAAAGGTGAGATTTGTGGATTAGTTGGAGAATCAGGCTCTGGAAAAAGTTTGATTGTCAAAGTTATTTGCGGAATGGAGAAAGACAATTGGATAGTAAAAGCAGATCGATTTCGGTTTGATAACATTGAATTGCTTAAGCTTTCAGCCTATCAACGTCGTAAATTGATTAAAGATGATATTTCGATGATTTTACAAAATCCCCGAGCAAGTTTAGACCCAAGTAAAACGATTGGTAAGCAACTTATTCAAAGTATTCGTTTTAATGGAAAATGGTGGAAATGGTTCGGTTGGAAAAAGAAAAAAACCATTGAATTATTACATCGAGTAGGCATTAAAGATCATCGAGATATAATGGAAAGCTATCCAATTGAATTAACCAATGGTGAAGCACAAAAAGTAATGATCGCAATGGCGATTGCGAATAAACCAAGATTATTAGTTGCAGATGAACCTACTAATATGATGGAAGCGACAACAGAACTGCAAATTTACCGCTTATTATCTAGTATGAATAAGAATTTAGGTACCTCTATTTTATTAGCAAGTAATGATATTTTAGGCATACATAAGTGGATGGATTCGTTTAATATATTATATTGTGGGCAAAATATTGAAATTGGAAGTAAAGATAAAATAATGGAAAATCCTTATCATCCCTATACTTCAGCATTGCTTTATAGTGTACCTGATTTTTCTTTACCAAGACCATTTAAAGAGAAATTAAAAACACTAAGTGGTGCAACTCCAACATTAAGCCATATTTATAAAGGATGTCGTTTAGGACGACGTTGTCCTTTTGCTCAAAAGAAATGTATTACGAAACCACCTTTATATCGAGTGAAGCAACGAGAGTTTGCGTGTTATTATCCATTAAATTACTCAGGATATAATCGTTTGAAAACAACAGATAAAACTCCGATACTACTTGAAAGTTAA